From Mannheimia pernigra, one genomic window encodes:
- the gmk gene encoding guanylate kinase, giving the protein MSLGHLYIISAPSGAGKSSLINALLGDLPRSEVQLSVSHTTRSPRPAEQDGVHYYFTSREAFTHLIEQGHFLEWAEVFGNYYGTSLPMIERSLEQGIDVFLDIDWQGARQIREKVKNVKTIFILPPSKAELEKRLIGRGQDSDEVIAKRMAEAVSEMSHYDEFDYVIINDDFQQALSELKAILLAERVSLSSQKIRHINRISELLNN; this is encoded by the coding sequence ATGAGTTTAGGTCATCTTTATATTATTTCAGCACCAAGTGGTGCAGGTAAATCTTCGTTAATTAACGCATTATTGGGCGATTTGCCTCGTTCGGAAGTTCAGCTTTCTGTTTCTCATACAACACGTAGTCCACGTCCAGCTGAACAAGATGGCGTGCATTATTATTTTACTAGCCGAGAAGCATTTACGCATTTAATTGAACAAGGTCATTTTTTAGAATGGGCGGAAGTATTTGGCAATTACTATGGCACGTCGTTACCGATGATTGAACGTAGTCTTGAGCAGGGTATTGATGTTTTTCTTGATATTGATTGGCAGGGAGCAAGACAAATTCGGGAAAAAGTGAAGAATGTGAAAACTATCTTTATTCTCCCACCGTCAAAAGCAGAATTAGAAAAGCGTTTGATTGGGCGTGGGCAGGATTCTGATGAAGTGATTGCCAAACGTATGGCGGAAGCTGTATCGGAAATGAGTCATTATGATGAATTTGATTATGTGATTATTAATGATGATTTTCAACAAGCGTTATCTGAGCTGAAAGCGATTTTGCTTGCAGAGCGTGTGAGTTTGAGTAGTCAGAAAATTCGCCATATAAATCGGATCAGTGAGCTGTTAAATAATTAA
- the gpt gene encoding xanthine phosphoribosyltransferase: MSEKYTNEKYVVTWDMFHMHARKLAENLLPASQWKGIIAVSRGGLFPAAVLSRELGIRHVETVCIASYEHDSQGELKVLHAAETDGEGFIVVDDLVDTGNTAKEIRRMYPKARFVTVFAKPQGASLVDDYIIDIPQETWIEQPWDLGITFVPPLAR, from the coding sequence ATGAGCGAAAAATACACAAATGAAAAATATGTGGTAACGTGGGATATGTTCCATATGCACGCCCGTAAGTTGGCAGAAAATTTATTACCCGCTTCTCAGTGGAAAGGGATTATTGCCGTAAGCCGTGGCGGTTTGTTCCCTGCTGCGGTATTATCGCGTGAATTGGGTATTCGCCACGTAGAAACAGTTTGTATCGCAAGCTACGAGCACGATAGTCAAGGTGAGTTAAAAGTGTTACACGCGGCAGAAACCGATGGCGAAGGCTTTATTGTGGTTGATGATTTAGTTGATACAGGTAATACCGCAAAAGAAATTCGTAGAATGTATCCGAAGGCTCGTTTTGTAACGGTATTTGCAAAACCGCAAGGAGCCTCACTTGTGGATGATTATATTATTGATATTCCACAAGAAACGTGGATTGAGCAGCCGTGGGATTTAGGTATTACCTTTGTTCCACCTTTGGCTCGTTAG
- a CDS encoding surface lipoprotein assembly modifier, with protein MKKYTLLLPLFSPFVLAETVIEHNADPVSFERHSQAVKFEQKFAKKPQKTTAYLPENSPDQTLEEQINTAILRQDWQYLARLLQDYSKQTNADPLLLDYGLAALAYAEKDHHKAIFHYRQLLAKKPELVYPRFDLALILAENQQFREAESEFRQLTLPPDLRQIAEQTQRQIAESERWQPDFYLQYTQTDNVNNASDSPIVNVNGRIFRKDPNSLPQSAKGGKYGVGLGKMQNIGGNHFVGADFRYDGVYYWNNQDYNEQSLSISPNYSYRTARYRLGISPFLEQNWLGSRRYNYQFGANLNAWRAVNEKWSVSSRFTHLQKRYFEPLTASRYNGYLNQIGLGVQLQAVKNWRFFANLDGSREIAREKAQSSNKFLVKIGAVYQGERWAMQANIGFGKRYFADPHYLFGYKRVDKEYQANISVWNRHWHWQGIVPKLNFRYQKMDSNIADFYSRENKSLFFTLEKLF; from the coding sequence ATGAAAAAATATACCCTTTTATTACCACTTTTCAGCCCTTTTGTTTTGGCAGAAACCGTGATTGAACACAACGCCGACCCCGTTTCGTTTGAACGCCATTCACAAGCGGTGAAATTTGAACAAAAATTTGCAAAAAAGCCGCAAAAAACGACCGCTTACCTGCCTGAAAATTCACCTGACCAAACGCTTGAAGAGCAAATCAACACGGCGATTTTACGCCAAGATTGGCAATATTTAGCCCGGCTTTTACAGGATTATTCGAAACAAACGAATGCAGATCCGCTGTTGCTGGATTACGGCTTGGCGGCATTAGCCTATGCGGAAAAAGATCACCACAAGGCGATTTTTCATTATCGCCAACTGTTGGCGAAAAAGCCTGAATTAGTTTACCCTCGTTTTGATCTCGCCTTGATTTTGGCGGAAAATCAGCAGTTTCGTGAGGCAGAAAGTGAATTTCGCCAACTGACACTACCGCCCGATTTACGCCAAATTGCCGAACAAACGCAGCGGCAAATCGCAGAAAGTGAGCGTTGGCAGCCCGATTTTTACCTGCAATATACCCAAACGGATAACGTAAATAACGCCTCCGATTCCCCGATTGTGAATGTGAATGGGCGGATTTTTAGAAAAGATCCAAATAGCCTGCCGCAATCAGCAAAAGGGGGGAAATATGGCGTAGGCTTGGGGAAAATGCAGAATATTGGCGGCAATCATTTTGTGGGGGCAGATTTCCGCTACGATGGCGTCTATTACTGGAACAATCAGGATTACAACGAACAATCGCTTTCGATTTCCCCAAATTACAGCTACCGCACGGCACGTTACCGCTTAGGCATTTCGCCTTTTCTTGAGCAAAATTGGCTAGGCAGCCGCCGTTACAATTACCAGTTTGGTGCAAACTTAAATGCTTGGCGGGCGGTGAATGAGAAATGGTCGGTTTCCAGCCGTTTCACCCATTTACAAAAGCGTTATTTTGAACCGCTCACCGCAAGCCGATACAACGGTTACCTTAACCAAATTGGCTTGGGCGTGCAGTTACAAGCGGTCAAAAATTGGCGATTTTTTGCAAATTTAGACGGTAGCCGTGAAATTGCCCGTGAAAAAGCCCAAAGCTCCAATAAATTTTTGGTAAAAATCGGGGCAGTTTATCAAGGCGAACGTTGGGCAATGCAAGCGAATATCGGGTTTGGCAAACGCTATTTCGCCGATCCTCATTATCTGTTTGGCTACAAACGGGTGGATAAGGAATATCAAGCGAATATCAGCGTTTGGAATCGCCACTGGCATTGGCAGGGCATTGTGCCGAAATTGAATTTTCGTTACCAAAAAATGGATAGCAACATCGCCGATTTTTACTCTCGGGAAAATAAATCGCTATTTTTTACGTTAGAGAAGTTATTCTAG